One Micromonospora sp. FIMYZ51 genomic window carries:
- a CDS encoding DUF3631 domain-containing protein, with the protein MTTSEPIDGAAILDALHAALTRYVILPSAEAVDAVALWIAATHAQPAWAHAPRLVIRAPEKRCGKSRLLDVVEGCCHNPLITVNASPAAVYRAIGTDNPPTLLVDEADTIFGGKNADANEDLRGLLNAGHQRNRPAIRWDAGTQRLEKIPTFAMAALAGIGAMPDTIEDRAIVVRMRRRAPGETVAPYRHRRDGPALRAIAQRLTVWLGANLATLEAAEPPMPVEDRAADTWEPLVAVADLAGGTWPTRARHAVTTLTAEADEAGNVSTRVRLLADVRTAFTVLGDPPAASTHDLLTALNGDDEAPWAGFGPTGLTGKRLGDLLREFGITSTTIRFPVGQAKGYTREAFTDAWNRYCPAPSVPSVPTSFPQVIPGTDYPPGTDRSVPPTPPGRAPGTHQSVPAHQSVPHLTRQNELGTDGTHTPRRHVAHRRP; encoded by the coding sequence ATGACCACCAGCGAACCAATCGACGGCGCCGCAATCCTGGACGCCCTCCATGCCGCCTTGACCCGGTACGTGATCCTGCCGTCCGCTGAGGCGGTCGACGCCGTGGCGCTGTGGATCGCCGCGACGCACGCCCAACCCGCATGGGCACACGCACCCCGCCTCGTCATCCGCGCACCAGAGAAGCGCTGCGGCAAGTCCCGGCTGTTGGATGTGGTGGAAGGGTGCTGCCACAACCCGCTGATCACCGTCAACGCGTCCCCGGCCGCCGTCTACCGGGCCATCGGCACCGACAACCCGCCCACCCTGCTCGTCGACGAAGCCGACACCATCTTCGGCGGGAAGAACGCCGACGCCAACGAAGACCTACGCGGCCTGCTCAACGCCGGCCACCAGCGCAACCGACCCGCGATCCGCTGGGACGCCGGAACCCAGCGATTGGAGAAGATCCCGACCTTCGCCATGGCGGCACTGGCCGGCATCGGCGCGATGCCCGACACCATCGAAGACCGCGCCATCGTCGTCCGCATGCGCCGCCGCGCCCCCGGCGAAACGGTTGCCCCCTACCGGCACCGCCGCGACGGACCCGCCCTACGCGCCATCGCCCAACGCCTCACCGTGTGGCTCGGCGCGAACCTCGCCACCCTCGAAGCCGCGGAACCGCCCATGCCGGTCGAAGACCGGGCCGCCGACACCTGGGAACCCCTGGTGGCCGTTGCCGACCTCGCCGGTGGCACCTGGCCGACCCGTGCCCGGCACGCCGTCACCACCCTGACCGCTGAGGCCGACGAAGCGGGCAACGTCTCCACCCGCGTACGACTACTCGCCGACGTACGCACCGCATTCACCGTGCTCGGCGACCCGCCCGCCGCATCCACACACGACCTACTCACCGCGCTCAACGGCGACGACGAAGCACCCTGGGCAGGCTTCGGGCCAACCGGCCTCACCGGCAAGCGACTCGGCGACCTGCTCCGCGAGTTCGGCATCACGTCGACCACCATCCGCTTCCCCGTCGGGCAGGCCAAGGGCTACACCCGAGAAGCCTTCACCGACGCGTGGAACCGGTACTGCCCCGCCCCATCCGTCCCATCCGTACCAACCTCGTTTCCGCAGGTCATCCCCGGTACGGATTACCCCCCTGGTACGGATCGATCCGTACCACCAACCCCACCCGGCCGCGCCCCTGGTACGCATCAATCCGTAC
- a CDS encoding bifunctional DNA primase/polymerase: MPDPARLVTAALAYAGRGWPVFMLGRTKRPVANCPACPKADEDPTHDQEACSCLTCHGFYAASTDPDRVAAIVAAVPSGQLALRTGAASGTVVVDIDPAHGGRTTMTDLIDRGLLPPTAYVVTGSGGWHLYYRHPGHRVPCSQGKPGQGLGPGVDVKADGGYVVLPPSVHPRTGRPYQWATGRDTEVGEMPPALLTACLPPPAPPVATVTGPMRVREAGGISHPDRLLAVLLDRVTAAPEGVRRTTLYGVARGVARMVTAGAIDHADAIAALTDAGRRAEQTDRDIRAAIRGGFRAEGVAA, encoded by the coding sequence ATGCCCGACCCTGCCCGGCTGGTCACCGCCGCGTTGGCCTACGCCGGTCGTGGGTGGCCGGTGTTCATGCTCGGCCGGACCAAACGGCCCGTGGCCAACTGCCCCGCCTGCCCGAAGGCGGACGAGGACCCGACCCACGACCAGGAAGCCTGTTCGTGTCTGACCTGTCATGGCTTCTACGCCGCCAGCACCGACCCGGACCGGGTGGCCGCGATCGTGGCCGCCGTCCCGTCCGGGCAGCTAGCGCTGCGCACCGGGGCCGCGTCGGGAACCGTCGTGGTCGACATCGACCCGGCCCACGGTGGCCGTACCACCATGACCGACCTGATCGACCGAGGGCTTCTCCCGCCGACCGCGTACGTGGTCACCGGGTCGGGTGGATGGCACCTGTACTACCGACATCCCGGCCACAGGGTGCCGTGCAGCCAGGGAAAACCGGGACAGGGACTCGGCCCCGGAGTCGACGTGAAGGCCGATGGCGGCTACGTCGTGCTGCCGCCCTCGGTGCATCCGCGTACCGGACGCCCGTACCAATGGGCGACCGGCAGGGATACGGAGGTAGGGGAGATGCCCCCCGCCCTGCTGACGGCCTGCCTACCGCCGCCGGCACCGCCCGTGGCGACCGTGACCGGCCCGATGCGCGTGCGTGAGGCGGGGGGCATCTCCCATCCCGACCGCCTCTTGGCCGTGCTACTCGACCGCGTCACCGCCGCCCCCGAAGGCGTGCGCCGCACCACCCTCTACGGCGTCGCCCGGGGCGTGGCCCGGATGGTCACCGCCGGAGCCATCGACCACGCCGACGCCATCGCCGCCCTCACCGACGCGGGCCGCCGCGCCGAGCAAACCGACCGCGATATCCGCGCCGCCATCCGTGGTGGCTTCCGAGCCGAAGGAGTCGCCGCATGA